In Macadamia integrifolia cultivar HAES 741 chromosome 5, SCU_Mint_v3, whole genome shotgun sequence, a single window of DNA contains:
- the LOC122079009 gene encoding uncharacterized protein LOC122079009 produces the protein MASRFQAASLVASPSYPNSLAWSEENLVAVASGHLVTILNPALPFGPRGLINIPPAEPFPIGVIEREDLLTGCLMPTILSRDTRFCVRSISWSHPGLAPNSGCLLAVCTREGRVKLYRQPFCEFRAEWVEVCIRKALFSINIKWRITFLP, from the exons ATGGCTTCTCGTTTCCAAGCAGCATCACTTGTTGCTTCTCCCTCTTATCCAAATTCCCTTGCATGGTCAGAGGAAAACCTAGTGGCTGTTGCTTCTGGACACCTTGTCACTATATTG AATCCGGCGTTGCCTTTTGGACCTCGAGGACTGATTAACATCCCCCCTGCAGAGCCCTTTCCTATTGGAGTAATAGAAAGAGAAg ATCTACTTACTGGATGTTTAATGCCCACAATTTTATCGCGTGACACTCGTTTTTGTGTTCGATCAATTTCATGGTCTCATCCAGGATTGGCTCCTAACTCAGG ATGCTTGCTTGCTGTTTGTACTAGAGAAGGTCGTGTGAAGCTTTATCGTCAACCTTTTTGTGAGTTTCGTGCTGAGTGGGTAGAGGTATGCATCAGGAAAGCATTATTTAGTATTAATATCAAGTGGCGAATAACATTCTTACCTTAG